Proteins from a genomic interval of Plasmodium sp. gorilla clade G2 genome assembly, chromosome: 10:
- a CDS encoding zinc finger protein, putative, with the protein MGRKKRKLNIDLKPFCYYCDREFDDEKILIQHQKAKHFKCLHCNRKLDMANGLVVHMMQVHKTNLKSVPNALPKRNDPELVIRGMNGVPTDIIEENLIKLKQKLGDKNIKRQQRVNWAQVTMAPTMEQFLKQAQMGNFSFPGFNSPILPTNNNILTNTLDINNKTTLSNIPLYIPNNSNNINNINNINNILYPPKNSTVLNMPIPPINKNNINNQVLTNTNTFTPSNIPPQMVSNIPQKYSTNINLLPTNISQHNTMYMPPGLYPPPIPPPLIPPSNVPTKISPVQPIRTGSKWDIPETTQGDPSTVKQNKEDNTQNKNEDPPKDSLDHDVKENE; encoded by the coding sequence atgggTAGAAAGAAAAGGAAGTTAAATATCGATTTAAAACCTTTTTGCTACTACTGTGATAGAGAAtttgatgatgaaaaaatacTTATTCAACACCAGAAAGCTAAACATTTTAAATGTTTACATTGTAATAGAAAATTAGATATGGCAAATGGATTAGTTGTACATATGATGCAAGTACATAAAACAAATTTAAAGAGTGTTCCAAATGCCTTACCAAAAAGAAATGACCCAGAACTTGTAATAAGAGGTATGAATGGTGTACCTACAGATATAATTGaagaaaatttaataaaattaaaacagaAATTaggtgataaaaatataaaaagacaaCAGAGAGTTAATTGGGCTCAAGTTACTATGGCACCTACTATGGAACAATTTTTAAAACAAGCTCAAATGggaaatttttcttttcctgGTTTTAATTCACCTATTTTAcctacaaataataatatattaacaaatacattagatataaataataaaactacattatcaaatatacctttatatatacctaataatagtaataatataaataatataaataatattaataatatcttaTATCCACCAAAAAATTCAACAGTTCTAAATATGCCTATACCaccaataaataaaaataatataaataatcagGTACTTACAAATACCAATACATTTACACCTTCTAATATTCCACCACAAATGGTATCCAATATACCACAGAAATATAGtactaatataaatttattaccAACAAATATCAGTCAACATAATACGATGTATATGCCTCCAGGTTTATATCCTCCACCTATTCCTCCTCCCCTAATACCACCTTCAAACGTTCCAACAAAAATCTCACCTGTACAGCCAATTAGGACAGGTTCTAAATGGGATATACCAGAAACAACTCAAGGAGACCCCTCAACAGTTAAACAAAACAAGGAGGATAATACTcagaataaaaatgaagaccCCCCAAAAGATTCCTTAGATCATGATGTAAAAGAGAATGAATAA
- a CDS encoding metallopeptidase, putative translates to MNIKTIDDVIYKVHNIKVLNKNDKKAKAILSRAAEQVLPIMKKRKFRVELLSEFLPKNPNLLGLNIVNKSEIKIRLRKTKGGEIFHFNDIMGTLLHELVHIVHSRHDKSFYELLDKITWEYNELYVYNKKGISGGDTVSSNIIKYNLNTNNIMKDNIILDITNMNNVINIYENDPKFMAAQAAEKRLLNNFMNNQGEIINASLESCLTKQQRENILNNRKKYDDIICCLDNDIILLDTISDSYDKEDDHKEMFSQKKSDNILFLEDTKDNINNDIHYTYMQPSNDNERIQEKKENKIMITENYNNQCEDTPDVIEILTPNIKEKKNKRKNLIESNNGIFDLSQNDGNYI, encoded by the exons atgaatataaagacCATCGAtgatgtaatatataaagttcacaatataaaagttttaaacaaaaatgataaaaaagcaAAAGCGATTTTAAGCCGAGCTGCCGAGCAAGTTctg CCCATAATGAAGAAGCGAAAATTTCGCGTGGAATTACTGTCAGAATTTTTACCAAAAAACCCCAATTTGTTGGGACTCAATATTGTAAATAAGTCAGAAATAAAG ATACGATTGCGTAAAACAAAGGGAGGAGagatatttcattttaatgatattatGGGGACGCTTCTTCATGAACTTGTTCATATAGTTCACAGTCGACATGATAAATCTTTTTATGAATTGCTAGACAAAATAACGTGGGAATATAATGagttatatgtatataataagaaaggTATATCAGGTGGAGATACTGTTAGtagtaatataattaaatataatttgaacacaaataatataatgaaagataatataattttagatataacaaatatgaataatgtaattaatatttatgaaaacGATCCAAAGTTTATGGCTGCTCAAGCTGCAGAAAAAAGACtacttaataattttatgaataatCAAGGAGAGATAATAAATGCTTCCCTTGAGAGTTGCTTAACTAAACAACAAcgtgaaaatatattaaataatagaaaaaaatatgatgatataatttGTTGTTtagataatgatattatattactCGATACTATCTCTGATTCATATGATAAGGAAGATGATCATAAAGAAATGTTTTCTCAAAAGAAAAGtgacaatatattatttttagaagatactaaagataatataaataatgatattcattatacatatatgcaGCCATCAAACGATAATGAAAGaatacaagaaaaaaaagaaaataaaataatgattacagaaaattataataaccaATGTGAAGATACCCCAGATGTTATAGAAATATTGACAccaaatataaaagaaaaaaagaataaaagaaaaaacttAATTGAATCAAATAATGGCATTTTTGATCTTTCACAAAATGAtggtaattatatatga